The proteins below are encoded in one region of Streptomyces spinoverrucosus:
- a CDS encoding NAD-dependent succinate-semialdehyde dehydrogenase yields the protein MKSVSAHHSGSPARLRIDKVPTDLFIGGRWRPASDGSRFDVMDPATGEKLADVAGATTEDALAAVAAADAALPGWAATAPRQRAELLRRAFDLMTERAEDFAELIVLENGKTLADARGEVAYAAEFFRWYAEEAVRTLGSVQTAPSGANRIMVLRQPVGVSVLVTPWNFPAAMATRKIAPALAAGCTVILKPASDTPLTALAVADLFEDVGLPAGVVNVLPSRRSGAVVGAMLDDPRVRKLSFTGSTEVGRVLLAAASKTVVNCSMELGGNAPFLVFADADLDEAVAGAMVAKMRNGGEACTAANRFYVEASVADEFTRRLAEAMGALKVGPGLDDGTQLGPLVNAESRDKVAELVEGTVRAGATVVTGGEPIENVGYYYPPTVLKDVPPGAPVLEEEIFGPVAPVVAFTTEEEAIELANATEYGLVSYVYTTDLARGLRVSERLDSGMVGLNRGVVSDPAAPFGGTKQSGIGREGGHEGLLDYTESKYIALSW from the coding sequence GAGCGCACACCACTCGGGCTCCCCGGCTCGACTCCGGATCGACAAAGTCCCCACCGACCTGTTCATCGGCGGCCGCTGGCGGCCGGCGAGCGACGGCTCCCGTTTCGACGTCATGGACCCGGCCACGGGCGAGAAGCTCGCCGACGTCGCCGGCGCGACCACCGAGGATGCCCTCGCCGCTGTCGCCGCGGCCGACGCCGCCCTCCCGGGCTGGGCGGCCACTGCGCCCCGGCAACGAGCAGAGCTCCTCCGCCGTGCCTTCGACCTGATGACCGAGAGGGCGGAGGACTTCGCCGAGCTGATCGTCCTGGAGAACGGCAAGACCCTCGCCGACGCCCGCGGCGAGGTCGCCTACGCAGCGGAGTTCTTCCGCTGGTACGCCGAGGAGGCCGTACGTACGCTGGGCAGCGTCCAGACCGCGCCGTCCGGCGCCAACCGGATCATGGTGCTGCGCCAGCCGGTCGGCGTCTCGGTCCTGGTCACACCGTGGAACTTCCCCGCCGCGATGGCCACCCGGAAGATCGCTCCGGCGCTGGCGGCCGGCTGCACCGTGATCCTCAAGCCCGCCAGTGACACGCCACTGACCGCACTGGCCGTCGCCGACCTCTTCGAGGACGTGGGCCTGCCCGCCGGTGTGGTGAACGTGCTGCCCTCCCGCCGCTCCGGCGCGGTCGTCGGCGCGATGCTGGACGACCCCCGGGTGCGCAAGCTCTCCTTCACCGGCTCCACCGAGGTCGGACGAGTCCTGCTGGCCGCCGCGTCGAAGACCGTCGTCAACTGCTCGATGGAGCTCGGCGGCAACGCCCCGTTCCTGGTCTTCGCCGACGCCGACCTGGACGAGGCGGTGGCCGGGGCCATGGTCGCGAAGATGCGCAACGGCGGTGAGGCCTGCACCGCAGCGAACCGCTTCTACGTCGAGGCGTCCGTCGCGGACGAGTTCACCCGCCGGCTGGCCGAGGCGATGGGCGCCCTCAAGGTCGGCCCCGGCCTCGACGACGGCACACAGCTCGGCCCGCTCGTCAACGCGGAGAGCCGGGACAAGGTCGCCGAACTCGTCGAGGGCACCGTGCGGGCCGGCGCCACGGTGGTCACCGGCGGCGAGCCGATCGAGAACGTCGGCTACTACTACCCGCCGACCGTCCTCAAGGACGTCCCCCCGGGCGCGCCCGTGCTGGAGGAGGAGATCTTCGGCCCGGTCGCCCCGGTCGTCGCCTTCACCACCGAGGAGGAGGCGATCGAGCTGGCCAACGCCACCGAGTACGGCCTGGTCTCCTACGTCTACACCACCGACCTGGCCCGCGGCCTGCGGGTGAGCGAGCGCCTGGACTCCGGCATGGTCGGCCTCAACCGTGGCGTCGTGTCCGACCCGGCGGCCCCGTTCGGCGGCACCAAGCAGAGCGGCATCGGCCGTGAGGGCGGCCACGAGGGGCTGCTGGACTACACGGAGTCCAAGTACATCGCCCTGTCGTGGTGA